A single window of Bdellovibrionota bacterium DNA harbors:
- a CDS encoding rod shape-determining protein — MYVIFDSLLGYFSNDLAIDLGTANTLVYVKGKGIVSNEPSVVAVAKDGRNARRVVAVGREAKEMLGRTPGSIVAVRPMKDGVIADFEITGEMLRYFIAKAHNRRSLVRPRIVICIPFGITEVEKRAVRESAYAARAREVYLIEEPMAAAIGAGLPITEPSGNMIVDIGGGTTEVAVISLAGIVFSKSVRVAGDKMDEAILNYMKRKYNLMIGERTAEAIKIAIGSAYPLAQEMKVDVKGRDMVAGVPKTIEITSEEAREAMQEPTRMIVEAVKIALERTPPELAADIVDKGIVLAGGGALLRNLDVLIREETGLPVMIAEDPLCAVVLGSGRVLDQEALLRRVTVQ, encoded by the coding sequence GTGTACGTGATCTTCGATTCGCTTCTCGGCTATTTCTCCAATGACCTTGCCATTGACCTTGGGACGGCCAACACCCTCGTCTACGTCAAAGGAAAGGGGATCGTTTCCAACGAGCCGTCGGTCGTGGCTGTGGCCAAGGACGGCCGGAATGCGCGGCGCGTCGTAGCGGTCGGCAGGGAAGCCAAGGAGATGCTGGGAAGGACTCCCGGTTCGATCGTGGCGGTCCGTCCCATGAAGGACGGCGTGATCGCCGACTTTGAAATCACCGGGGAGATGCTCCGGTATTTTATCGCGAAAGCGCACAATCGCCGCTCCTTGGTTCGGCCCCGGATCGTCATCTGCATTCCGTTCGGAATCACCGAGGTGGAAAAGCGGGCCGTTCGCGAGTCGGCGTACGCGGCCCGGGCGCGGGAGGTCTATCTCATTGAAGAGCCGATGGCCGCCGCCATCGGAGCCGGATTGCCGATCACCGAACCCTCCGGAAACATGATTGTCGATATCGGCGGAGGCACGACCGAGGTCGCCGTAATCTCCCTGGCCGGGATCGTCTTTTCGAAATCCGTTCGAGTCGCCGGAGACAAGATGGACGAGGCGATCCTCAATTATATGAAGCGAAAATACAATCTCATGATCGGCGAGCGCACGGCCGAGGCGATCAAGATCGCCATCGGCTCCGCCTATCCTCTGGCGCAAGAGATGAAGGTCGACGTCAAGGGGCGCGATATGGTCGCTGGAGTGCCGAAGACGATCGAGATCACGTCGGAGGAGGCGCGGGAAGCGATGCAAGAGCCGACCCGGATGATCGTAGAAGCCGTCAAAATCGCCCTGGAACGGACGCCTCCGGAACTCGCCGCCGATATCGTCGACAAAGGAATCGTTTTGGCGGGCGGCGGGGCGTTGCTTCGAAATTTAGATGTTCTCATTCGCGAAGAGACCGGCTTACCTGTGATGATCGCCGAAGATCCTCTTTGCGCCGTCGTTCTCGGGTCGGGAAGGGTTTTGGATCAAGAAGCGCTTTTGCGGCGCGTGACCGTCCAGTGA
- a CDS encoding CinA family nicotinamide mononucleotide deamidase-related protein — protein sequence MALSRSDGVVIVELLTLGDELLDGRRIDTNTAWLGRRFTSLGVPPRFRQTTSDRTEDIAEAFRLALARSDFVVSTGGLGPTADDVTFEALARALGRELEFHPDIFAEIEKRFEERGLRCTDSNRRQAMLPAGTSPIPNEWGTAPGCAAEIEGKSLFCLPGVPLEMEKLFERTVFPALEQKLGTSGRRVERIYKIFGLPESHVEERVDRCRFGNAGEGKIRVAYTASFPEIHVTLSILGDNERKTQELLLSADYAVRKELGEYLFATGVETLEERIVEEFLRRNLRLSVAESFTGGEIASRIVNVAGCSMMFERGYVTYSNTSKSELLGVTAETLERLGSVSDRCAREMAVGARSRSQADWAVATTGIAGPEGGSAEKPVGLAYIAWVGPEIEQVQRYQFRGDRNHNRMLAVYEALTGLIRLAASSEQPKTRPSK from the coding sequence ATGGCCCTATCTCGGAGCGACGGCGTCGTGATTGTCGAACTCCTCACGCTGGGGGACGAACTCCTGGACGGCCGCCGGATCGACACGAACACGGCCTGGCTGGGACGACGATTCACGTCGCTGGGAGTGCCCCCGCGATTTCGCCAGACGACTTCGGATCGCACGGAGGACATTGCCGAAGCATTTCGCCTGGCCCTCGCCCGGTCCGATTTCGTCGTTTCCACCGGGGGACTTGGCCCGACGGCCGATGACGTGACGTTCGAAGCGCTGGCCCGGGCCTTGGGGCGCGAACTTGAGTTTCATCCGGACATTTTCGCCGAAATCGAAAAGCGGTTTGAGGAACGGGGCCTTCGCTGTACCGATTCGAATCGCCGGCAGGCGATGCTCCCGGCCGGGACGAGCCCGATTCCGAACGAGTGGGGAACCGCCCCCGGCTGCGCGGCGGAGATCGAAGGAAAATCGCTGTTTTGTCTTCCGGGAGTTCCGCTTGAAATGGAAAAGCTGTTCGAGCGAACGGTATTTCCCGCATTGGAACAAAAGCTCGGCACGTCCGGCCGCCGCGTGGAACGGATCTACAAGATTTTCGGCCTGCCCGAGTCGCATGTCGAGGAACGGGTCGATCGATGCCGATTCGGCAATGCGGGGGAAGGAAAAATTCGAGTGGCGTACACGGCGTCGTTTCCCGAGATCCATGTGACGCTTTCCATTCTGGGGGACAACGAGCGAAAAACACAGGAGCTGCTCCTGTCGGCCGATTACGCCGTTCGAAAGGAGCTGGGTGAATATCTCTTTGCCACCGGAGTCGAGACATTGGAAGAGCGTATCGTTGAAGAATTTCTAAGACGAAATTTACGTTTGAGCGTCGCCGAATCATTCACCGGGGGGGAGATCGCCAGCCGGATTGTGAATGTCGCCGGTTGTTCGATGATGTTCGAACGGGGTTACGTGACGTACAGCAACACATCGAAGAGCGAACTGTTGGGGGTCACCGCGGAAACCTTGGAACGGCTCGGCTCGGTGTCCGACCGCTGCGCGCGGGAAATGGCGGTTGGGGCAAGATCCCGCAGTCAGGCGGATTGGGCGGTAGCGACCACGGGAATTGCGGGCCCCGAAGGGGGGAGCGCGGAAAAACCGGTTGGGCTCGCTTACATCGCCTGGGTCGGACCCGAGATCGAGCAGGTGCAGAGATATCAGTTTCGCGGGGATCGAAATCACAATAGAATGCTTGCCGTTTACGAGGCGCTCACCGGCCTGATACGCCTCGCGGCGAGTTCCGAACAACCCAAAACCAGGCCGTCGAAGTAA
- a CDS encoding phosphatidylglycerophosphatase A, protein IVIDEVIGMWITLCGIPVTIAWYAAGFFLFRLLDIWKPFPANYIDREWPGARGVVFDDVAAGLMGALLLYLARIAWPYLGATAS, encoded by the coding sequence GATCGTGATCGACGAAGTTATTGGAATGTGGATCACCTTGTGCGGAATTCCGGTGACGATCGCTTGGTATGCCGCCGGATTTTTTCTCTTTCGCCTTCTCGATATTTGGAAACCTTTTCCCGCCAATTACATCGATCGTGAATGGCCCGGCGCACGGGGTGTCGTTTTCGATGACGTTGCGGCCGGTCTGATGGGCGCTCTCCTTCTGTATCTGGCCCGGATCGCATGGCCCTATCTCGGAGCGACGGCGTCGTGA
- the recA gene encoding recombinase RecA, translating to MDVNREKAIDLAVASIEKQFGKGSIMRLGEEIAQVKDVGVIPTGSPSLDIALGVGGIPRGRVVEIFGPESSGKTTLTLHVIAQAQKRGGVAAFIDAEHALDVTYARKLGVRTDDLLISQPDNGEQALEIAEVLVRSGAIDVVVVDSVAALTPRAEIEGEMGDAHMGLQARLMSQALRKLTASIARSKTSVIFINQIRMKIGVMFGNPETTTGGNALKFYSSVRLDIRRIGAIKSGEDVVGSRTVVKVVKNKVAAPFKKVEFDILYGEGISRSGDLLDAAAERGIVEKTGTWYTYKTERLGQGRDNARDFLKGQPELLNQIEVELYAAAGIPMPSATREKGPTESPESAEEKAKKGNGKGKK from the coding sequence TTGGATGTAAACCGGGAGAAAGCGATCGACTTGGCTGTCGCCAGCATCGAAAAGCAATTTGGAAAAGGCTCGATCATGCGTTTGGGCGAGGAAATCGCCCAAGTGAAAGATGTCGGCGTCATTCCGACCGGATCTCCCAGTCTGGATATCGCGTTGGGTGTGGGAGGGATTCCGCGAGGACGGGTCGTCGAGATTTTCGGCCCCGAATCGAGCGGAAAGACCACACTGACCCTGCACGTCATCGCGCAAGCGCAAAAACGGGGCGGAGTCGCGGCGTTTATCGACGCCGAACATGCGCTGGATGTCACGTACGCGCGGAAATTGGGGGTCCGGACGGACGATCTTCTGATTTCCCAGCCGGACAACGGCGAGCAGGCGCTGGAAATCGCCGAGGTGCTCGTGCGTTCGGGGGCGATCGACGTCGTCGTCGTGGATTCCGTGGCCGCGCTTACGCCGCGGGCCGAGATTGAAGGCGAAATGGGCGACGCTCATATGGGCTTGCAGGCGCGGCTCATGTCTCAGGCTCTTCGCAAGTTAACGGCGAGCATCGCCCGATCGAAAACCTCGGTGATCTTTATCAACCAGATCCGGATGAAAATCGGCGTCATGTTCGGAAATCCCGAAACAACCACGGGCGGCAATGCGCTCAAATTTTACTCTTCCGTCCGCCTCGACATTCGCCGAATCGGAGCCATCAAAAGCGGCGAAGATGTCGTCGGTTCGAGGACCGTCGTGAAGGTTGTGAAGAACAAAGTGGCGGCGCCTTTTAAAAAAGTGGAGTTCGACATTCTGTACGGGGAGGGGATTTCCCGCTCCGGAGACCTTCTGGACGCGGCCGCTGAACGGGGGATCGTAGAAAAGACCGGAACTTGGTACACTTACAAGACCGAGCGGCTCGGGCAGGGGAGGGACAACGCGAGGGATTTCCTGAAGGGTCAGCCCGAATTGTTGAATCAGATCGAAGTGGAACTGTACGCGGCGGCGGGTATTCCCATGCCATCCGCGACCCGAGAGAAAGGTCCGACGGAAAGTCCGGAGAGCGCGGAAGAAAAAGCCAAGAAAGGGAACGGAAAAGGCAAAAAATAG
- a CDS encoding alpha/beta fold hydrolase: MSTPMIPLCERDPRAMPFVMNGTSQAVLLLHGFTGTPAEMRPLGERISETFGWQVDAPLLPGHGTTIEDFSRHTYADWIGASDAEFQKLKNAFERVHLVGLSMGALLCLELARMHELATSSLVLLAPPIILIDPLERFVVSLFRIPFLSRLIPTLPRDPPLHPDQLTYNRHSTKALAEFGKARRRTLAMPTIRSIPSFLAFSAADQTVDPRSIAFLSRRLVHPLHRVVRLERSIHILTLGADRDQLFTEIEAFHRQISPPKLLQQT, encoded by the coding sequence ATGTCGACGCCAATGATTCCCCTTTGCGAACGCGATCCCCGGGCGATGCCGTTTGTCATGAACGGCACTTCGCAGGCCGTGCTTCTGCTCCATGGATTCACTGGAACGCCGGCTGAAATGCGTCCTCTGGGCGAACGCATTTCGGAAACTTTCGGCTGGCAGGTAGACGCGCCGCTGCTCCCCGGCCACGGAACAACGATTGAAGATTTCTCCCGACACACGTATGCCGATTGGATCGGAGCATCCGACGCCGAATTTCAAAAACTCAAGAATGCATTTGAACGGGTTCACTTGGTCGGACTCTCGATGGGGGCGCTTCTCTGCCTCGAGCTTGCACGGATGCACGAATTGGCGACCTCGTCACTCGTTCTCTTGGCGCCCCCCATTATTCTGATCGATCCGCTCGAACGCTTCGTCGTTTCGCTCTTTCGAATCCCGTTTTTGTCCCGACTGATTCCGACGCTTCCAAGAGACCCGCCGCTTCATCCGGATCAACTAACGTACAATCGCCATTCGACAAAGGCCCTGGCCGAATTCGGCAAGGCTCGACGCCGAACTCTTGCTATGCCTACGATCCGCTCGATACCCAGTTTCCTTGCGTTTTCCGCTGCTGATCAAACGGTGGACCCGCGATCCATCGCCTTTTTGTCGAGGCGGCTCGTTCATCCGCTCCATCGCGTCGTTCGACTCGAACGCTCAATCCATATTCTGACGTTGGGAGCCGATCGTGACCAATTGTTTACAGAAATTGAGGCCTTCCACCGGCAAATCTCCCCACCCAAGCTATTACAACAAACGTGA
- a CDS encoding type IV pilus twitching motility protein PilT, producing the protein MELNDLLKIAMKGNASDIHLKAGLPPMFRIDGALVPLKDARRFSPEEVAKIAFSIMNNFQREKFKEYNEIDMAYGVPGLGRFRVNVFQQRGTVGLVFRVIPFKISSLEELNLPKVIEKVAMERRGLVLVTGTTGSGKSTTLAAMIDFVNARRTAHIITIEDPIEFLIRDKRCIINQREVGVDTISFNQALRSALRQDPDVILVGEMRDLETIETALTAAETGHLVMSTVHTIDAGETVTRIVAAFPPYQQKQVRLQLASVVRGIVSQRLVPRIDGKGRVPACEILVTTARVRELIENEERTKELHEAITQGFTSYGMQTFDQSLMSLLNQKLISYEEALRQSSNPDDFALRVKGISSTSDTSWDDFEKSKVGGGGGEDTGGMKIERF; encoded by the coding sequence ATGGAACTCAACGACCTGCTGAAAATAGCGATGAAGGGGAACGCCTCCGACATCCACTTGAAAGCAGGGCTTCCGCCGATGTTCCGCATCGACGGCGCCCTGGTCCCTCTCAAAGACGCGCGGCGTTTTTCTCCCGAGGAGGTGGCGAAGATCGCTTTCTCGATCATGAACAACTTCCAGCGGGAGAAATTCAAGGAGTACAACGAGATCGACATGGCCTACGGCGTTCCCGGTCTGGGCCGATTCCGCGTAAACGTTTTCCAGCAGCGCGGGACCGTAGGGCTGGTGTTCCGCGTAATTCCGTTCAAAATTTCGTCACTCGAAGAACTCAATCTCCCCAAGGTCATTGAAAAAGTCGCCATGGAGCGGAGGGGTTTGGTTCTCGTGACCGGGACGACCGGCTCCGGAAAATCGACCACGCTCGCCGCGATGATCGACTTCGTAAACGCAAGACGAACGGCGCACATCATTACGATCGAAGATCCGATTGAGTTTTTGATCCGCGACAAGCGCTGCATCATCAACCAGCGGGAGGTCGGTGTAGACACGATTTCGTTCAATCAGGCGCTCCGCTCGGCGCTGCGCCAAGATCCCGACGTGATTCTGGTCGGCGAAATGCGAGATCTGGAAACGATCGAGACGGCGCTCACGGCGGCGGAGACCGGCCATTTGGTCATGTCGACGGTTCACACGATCGACGCCGGAGAAACGGTCACACGTATTGTGGCGGCGTTTCCGCCGTACCAGCAAAAGCAGGTGCGGCTCCAGTTGGCTTCCGTCGTACGAGGGATTGTTTCTCAGCGGTTGGTTCCGCGGATCGACGGCAAGGGGCGCGTGCCCGCCTGCGAAATTCTCGTGACCACGGCCCGTGTGCGTGAACTGATCGAAAACGAGGAACGGACCAAAGAGCTTCACGAAGCGATCACGCAGGGATTTACGTCGTACGGCATGCAAACGTTCGATCAATCGCTCATGTCGCTTCTCAATCAAAAGCTGATCAGTTACGAGGAAGCGCTCCGCCAGTCGAGCAACCCGGACGACTTCGCTCTGCGTGTGAAGGGAATTTCGTCCACGTCCGACACGTCGTGGGATGATTTTGAGAAGTCGAAAGTCGGCGGGGGCGGCGGCGAAGACACCGGCGGAATGAAAATCGAAAGATTTTGA
- a CDS encoding SurA N-terminal domain-containing protein — translation MLKTMRSSVSSWTIKALMVALILSFVSFYGWQAGQGCNPANTAAVVDGTAITSRDLESRTKNLVNAYERMGLLKGNVTPDMLLALRGNVLSAMIDEHVKSTAAQKLGLVASAEGVREAIEKQFSGEGGSFDFELYKKVLAYRLGKTPAEYEEEQARALVVQDFDRIFENTASVTDYELRLEYASKNEKVNLAAVEIDSKTLGAKAAQIETPSEDESKAYFEGHRSSYQEPENRMLEILWIGVSESVSSPKAEDDQINKAKTTLEKLKEKGESQKSFQGLASDPTVHYIKTEWLPAGGTIPGIPDGAQLLRATAALSEGAIHGPVRGFLSPNTYLIRVAGFRASVAPEFQTVRGRVQDDLLREKKSELAKKYATELLAKWRAAKKPIDLLAKSEKLTVSETGEFTRASSNRIPKVGTSATAMMEAFTRTPADPFISEPVPSGEKIYILALKNHVAPDWAKFEETKPELQKNALGEAGRARERSWTSALREKTKIQRLSDAPAPPS, via the coding sequence ATGTTGAAAACGATGCGTTCCTCGGTCAGCTCCTGGACGATCAAGGCGTTGATGGTCGCTTTGATTCTTTCGTTTGTTTCTTTTTACGGCTGGCAGGCGGGGCAAGGATGCAATCCCGCGAACACCGCCGCTGTTGTGGACGGCACGGCCATCACGTCGAGAGATCTTGAATCCCGAACCAAGAATTTGGTCAACGCGTATGAGCGCATGGGGCTCCTTAAGGGAAACGTCACGCCCGACATGCTTCTCGCGCTACGCGGCAACGTCCTCTCGGCGATGATCGACGAACATGTGAAATCGACGGCAGCCCAAAAACTGGGACTCGTGGCCTCCGCCGAAGGGGTTCGCGAGGCGATTGAAAAACAATTCTCGGGAGAGGGCGGTTCGTTTGATTTCGAACTCTACAAAAAGGTATTGGCCTACCGGTTGGGGAAGACTCCCGCTGAATACGAAGAAGAACAGGCGCGAGCGCTCGTCGTTCAGGATTTCGATCGCATTTTTGAAAACACCGCTTCGGTCACGGACTATGAGCTGCGCCTCGAATACGCGTCCAAGAATGAAAAAGTGAATTTGGCCGCCGTCGAAATCGATTCCAAAACGCTGGGAGCCAAGGCCGCTCAGATTGAGACACCGTCCGAGGATGAATCGAAAGCCTATTTCGAAGGTCATCGATCCAGTTATCAGGAGCCCGAAAATCGAATGCTCGAGATCTTATGGATCGGCGTATCGGAATCGGTGTCGTCCCCCAAGGCCGAAGACGATCAGATCAATAAAGCGAAAACCACCTTGGAAAAATTGAAGGAGAAGGGCGAATCCCAGAAATCGTTTCAAGGGCTCGCATCGGATCCCACGGTTCATTACATCAAAACCGAATGGCTTCCGGCCGGCGGAACCATTCCAGGCATTCCCGACGGCGCGCAACTGCTGAGGGCCACGGCCGCTCTTTCCGAGGGGGCCATCCACGGGCCGGTGCGGGGTTTCCTCTCCCCGAACACGTATCTGATTCGCGTGGCCGGTTTCCGGGCCTCCGTCGCCCCCGAATTTCAGACGGTTCGCGGGCGGGTTCAGGACGACCTTCTGAGGGAAAAGAAGTCCGAATTGGCGAAGAAATATGCGACGGAACTTCTTGCGAAATGGCGAGCGGCGAAAAAGCCGATCGATCTCCTCGCGAAGAGCGAAAAGCTCACGGTGTCTGAAACGGGCGAATTCACCCGCGCTTCATCGAACCGCATACCGAAAGTCGGAACCAGCGCTACGGCCATGATGGAGGCATTCACGCGAACACCGGCCGATCCGTTTATTTCCGAGCCGGTGCCCAGTGGAGAGAAGATTTATATTCTCGCTCTCAAGAATCACGTCGCGCCCGATTGGGCGAAATTCGAAGAAACCAAACCCGAGCTTCAGAAAAACGCTCTGGGCGAGGCGGGACGGGCACGGGAACGGTCCTGGACCTCCGCGCTGCGGGAGAAGACGAAGATTCAGCGGCTCTCGGACGCTCCCGCGCCGCCCTCATGA
- the gpmI gene encoding 2,3-bisphosphoglycerate-independent phosphoglycerate mutase, producing MKKDPKIILIVIDGWGIRRETKANAIAQALTPNYSRYLGQYPNGQLTASGLAVGLPEGIMGNSEVGHMNIGSGRRVVQDQVRIHDAIDSGEFFKNAVLKKAMAVAREGEGALHLLGLVSQGNVHSAERHYLSLIEMARKEKVPGDRIFAHAILDGRDTPPKSAQPFLKTLEESVTKSGGKIATVSGRFYTMDRDKRWERIDLGYKALVHGEGHRARNPQAALSEAYERGETDEFVLPTVVADAQGKAVGRISSGDSVVCFNFRPDRMRQIVRALTNNDAPVPSLKKDLKVSVTTFTQYDRTFDYPVVFLPQDLTMVAGEVFSKNGLRQFRTAETEKYAHVTYFFNGGREDPFPLEDRRMIPSPKVRTYDLQPEMSSTAVKETMVERTKSEDYSFLVANFANPDMVGHTGNFDAAVAAVEATDRCLGEIVDVGLQKEYDIFITADHGNVEMMQDPLTGAPHTAHTTNPVPLICIGQETKKYRIHPNGALCDVIPTILSVARLEQPPQMTGKSLLYRS from the coding sequence ATGAAGAAGGATCCTAAAATCATACTCATCGTGATCGACGGCTGGGGAATACGTCGTGAGACGAAAGCGAATGCGATCGCCCAAGCGCTTACGCCGAACTACAGCCGCTATCTCGGCCAATATCCCAACGGGCAATTGACGGCTTCCGGCCTCGCCGTAGGTTTGCCGGAGGGGATTATGGGCAATTCCGAGGTCGGTCACATGAACATCGGCAGCGGCCGGCGCGTGGTTCAGGATCAGGTTCGGATTCACGACGCCATCGACAGCGGAGAGTTCTTCAAGAACGCTGTTTTGAAGAAAGCCATGGCCGTCGCCCGAGAAGGGGAGGGGGCGCTTCATCTTTTGGGCCTGGTTTCTCAGGGGAACGTTCATAGTGCCGAACGCCACTATCTTTCGTTGATTGAAATGGCTCGGAAGGAGAAGGTTCCGGGGGACCGCATTTTTGCGCACGCGATACTGGACGGGCGAGACACGCCTCCCAAGAGCGCCCAGCCTTTCTTAAAAACGCTCGAAGAGAGCGTCACGAAATCAGGGGGCAAAATTGCGACGGTGTCGGGGCGTTTTTACACGATGGACCGGGACAAGCGGTGGGAGCGGATCGACCTTGGATACAAAGCTTTGGTGCATGGAGAGGGACACCGTGCAAGAAACCCACAGGCGGCGCTGTCGGAGGCGTACGAAAGGGGAGAAACCGACGAATTTGTACTTCCAACCGTGGTCGCGGATGCCCAAGGAAAAGCCGTCGGGCGGATCTCCAGCGGGGATTCGGTCGTCTGTTTTAATTTCCGTCCGGATCGGATGCGCCAAATTGTGCGTGCGCTGACCAACAACGACGCTCCGGTGCCGTCCTTGAAGAAAGATTTAAAAGTGTCCGTGACAACGTTCACACAATACGACCGGACCTTCGATTACCCGGTCGTGTTCTTGCCGCAGGATCTCACGATGGTTGCCGGCGAAGTTTTTTCCAAGAACGGGCTGCGCCAATTCCGAACGGCTGAAACCGAAAAATATGCACATGTGACGTATTTCTTCAACGGAGGGAGAGAAGATCCGTTTCCGCTCGAAGATCGACGGATGATTCCTTCGCCGAAGGTTCGAACGTACGATCTTCAGCCGGAGATGAGTTCGACCGCCGTCAAGGAAACCATGGTGGAACGGACCAAGAGTGAGGATTACTCTTTTCTCGTGGCGAACTTTGCCAACCCCGACATGGTCGGTCACACGGGAAACTTCGACGCCGCGGTGGCCGCCGTGGAGGCGACGGATCGCTGCTTGGGCGAGATCGTCGACGTGGGATTGCAGAAGGAATACGACATATTTATTACGGCGGATCACGGAAACGTCGAGATGATGCAAGATCCGTTGACCGGCGCGCCCCACACGGCGCACACGACGAACCCGGTCCCCTTGATCTGCATTGGTCAGGAGACCAAGAAGTATCGTATTCATCCGAACGGCGCGTTGTGTGACGTTATTCCGACGATCTTGTCGGTGGCGCGGCTCGAACAACCGCCTCAGATGACGGGAAAAAGCTTGCTCTATCGTTCATGA